The following coding sequences are from one Candoia aspera isolate rCanAsp1 chromosome 13, rCanAsp1.hap2, whole genome shotgun sequence window:
- the TBC1D2B gene encoding TBC1 domain family member 2B translates to MMYWLQELQQKRWEYCNSLDAAKRCSWTSPTPQGCSKGLVAKDSPDFAAALPPNASAERARNVLAVEIAPTELVGEQAACLPAPGHPGAINFSLRQWGTEIRNSVSSLRAGKGSSENRKSVFYTEEWEILDPTPKDLQESAAQEEKRRLAAEPSKGGTGSAFPFDFGRFPHKARRPAKDPMAASKSRSSPEASPLESNGGRPAAEMQLKVQSQQEEVDQLKKELASQKELVRLLQQTVRSSQYDRYLAGPLCDGGAKGHLELLHQKDHQILGLNRQLERLSLEKDRLQQERASLKFELGGLGERLEMLMETIQAKDEVIVKLSRELSECEDWLPGQSGSVPADASPPVGKGLQELGRLKDSLQGYKTQNKFLNKEILELSALRRNAENREKELLEKYASLEARMCQVESRYLILLQERKTPVCSQEQNPHSDVIAQLLEDALKVDSSEQPEQACFKPHLVSKYDVYGFQTVPEDDEEERLVAKVRALDLKSLSLTEHQEMSAGVKWENFLAATTNREMVRSVELKNLIRGGIPHDHRCQVWKWCVGLHVKKFKDGSPPGYFHGLLQNALKKQNPASKQVELDLLRTLPNNKHYSFPASEGIQKLRNILLAFSWRNPDIGYCQGLNRLAAIALLYLEQEDAFWCLVTIVEVFMPRDYYTKTLLGSQVDQRVFKDLMNEKLPRLHAHFEQHRVDFSLITFNWFLVVFVDSVVSDVLFKIWDSFLYEGPKVIFRFALALFKYKEEEILKLQDSTSIFTYLRSFTRSVLDARKLIGIAFRDLNPFPLRQIRNRRAFHLEKVRLELMELEAMREDFLRERETHPEKRDLISEDEEDG, encoded by the exons ATGATGTACTGGCTGCAGGAACTTCAGCAGAAGAGGTGGGAATACTGCAACAGCCTGGACGCTGCCAAGAGGTGCAGTTGGACTTCGCCTACCCCACAGGGGTGCTCCAAGGGGCTGGTGGCCAAAGACAGTCCTG ATTTTGCGGCGGCGCTGCCTCCCAACGCCTCGGCGGAGAGAGCCAGGAACGTCCTCGCGGTAGAGATCGCCCCCACGGAGCTGGTAGGGGAGCAGGCGGCCTGCCTCCCGGCCCCAGGCCACCCCGGCGCCATCAACTTCTCCCTGAGGCAGTGGGGCACGGAGATCAG GAATTCTGTCTCTTCCTTAAGAGCCGGAAAAGGAAGTAGCGAAAACCGCAAGAGTGTTTTTTACACAGAAGAATGGGAAATCCTGGATCCTACCCCAAAAGATTTGCAAGAATCAGCAgctcaggaagaaaaaagaaggctgGCAGCAGAACCCAGCAAAG GTGGGACTGGCTCAGCCTTCCCGTTTGACTTTGGCCGCTTCCCGCACAAAGCCAGGCGTCCCGCAAAGGACCCGATGGCCGCCAGCAAAAGCCGGAGCAGCCCAGAGGCCTCTCCCCTGGAGTCGAACGGAGGCCGGCCGGCCGCAGAGATGCAGCTGAAGGTCCAGAGCCAGCAGGAGGAAGTGGATCAGCTCAAGAAGGAGCTGGCCAGCCAGAAG GAACTCGTGCGGCTCCTACAGCAGACCGTCCGGTCCTCCCAATACGACAGGTACCTAGCAGGGCCCCTCTGTGATGGGGGGGCCAAGGGCCACTTGGAGCTGCTCCACCAGAAAGACCACCAGATTTTGGGTCTCAACCGCCAGCTCGAAAGGCTGAGCCTGGAGAAGGACCGCCTGCAGCAGGAGCGGGCGAGCTTGAAGTTCGAGCTGGGGGGGCTGGGCGAGCGGCTGGAAATGCTCATGGAGACCATCCAGGCCAAGGACGAGGTGATCGTGAAGCTCTCCAGGGAGCTGAGCgagtgcgaggattggttgccAGGGCAGAGCGGATCGGTGCCCGCAGACGCCTCCCCCCCGGTCGGCAAGGGGCTGCAGGAGCTTGGCAGGCTGAAG GACAGCCTGCAGGGCTACAAGACCCAGAACAAATTCCTAAATAAGGAGATCCTGGAACTTTCTGCTTTACGAAGAAACGCCGAGAACAGGGAGAAGGAGTTACTGGAGAAG TATGCGAGCCTGGAAGCCAGGATGTGCCAGGTGGAGAGCCGGTACCTGATCCTGCTTCAGGAGAGGAAGACCCCAGTGTGCTCACAGGAGCAGAATCCCCACAGCGACGTCATCGCCCAGCTCCTGGAGGACGCCCTCAAGGTGGACAGCAGCGAACAGCCGGAGCAAGCTTGCTTCAAGCCCCATCTGGTCAG CAAATATGACGTGTACGGGTTTCAGACGGTCCCAGAGGATGACGAGGAGGAGAGGCTGGTGGCGAAGGTGCGGGCCTTGGACCTGAAATCCTTGTCTCTTACGGAGCACCAGGAGATGTCGGCCGGCGTGAAGTGGGAGAACTTCCTGGCCGCCACCACCAACAGGGAGATGGTCCGGTCAGTGGAGCTCAAGAACCTCATCCGGGGCGGGATCCCCCACGACCACCGCTGCCAGGTGTGGAAATGGTGCGTTGGCCTCCATGTGAAGAAGTTCAAGGATGGCAGCCCACCGGGCTATTTCCACGGCCTGCTGCAGAACGCCCTGAAAAAGCAGAACCCGGCCTCCAAGCAGGTCGAGCTGGACCTCCTGCGCACCCTGCCGAACAACAAGCACTACTCCTTCCCTGCCTCGGAGGGCATCCAGAAGCTGCGGAACATCTTGCTGGCCTTCTCTTGGCGCAACCCCGACATCGGCTACTGCCAGGGGCTGAACAG GCTGGCGGCCATCGCCCTTCTCTACCTGGAGCAGGAGGACGCCTTTTGGTGCCTGGTGACCATCGTGGAGGTCTTCATGCCCCGGGACTATTACACTAAAACGCTGCTCGGCTCTCAG gTGGACCAGCGAGTCTTCAAGGACCTGATGAACGAGAAACTGCCCCGGCTGCACGCCCACTTCGAGCAGCACCGGGTGGACTTCTCGCTCATCACCTTCAACTGGTTCCTGGTCGTCTTTGTGGACAGCGTGGTCAGCGACGTTCTCTTCAAAATATGGGACTCCTTTCTGTACGAGGGGCCAAAG GTCATTTTCCGGTTTGCTCTGGCGCTCTTCaaatataaggaggaggagatcTTGAAGCTCCAGGACTCGACGTCCATCTTCACGTACCTCAGATCCTTTACTCGCAGCGTTCTGGACGCCAG GAAGCTTATCGGCATCGCTTTCAGGGACCTCAACCCCTTCCCGCTGCGCCAGATCAGGAACCGGAGGGCCTTCCACCTGGAGAAGGTGCGCCTGGAGCTGATGGAGCTCGAAGCCATGCGCGAGGATTTCCTGCGGGAACGGGAGACCCACCCCGAGAAACGGGACCTGATCAGCGAGGATGAAGAGGACGGTTGA